One window from the genome of Cricetulus griseus strain 17A/GY chromosome 2, alternate assembly CriGri-PICRH-1.0, whole genome shotgun sequence encodes:
- the Iws1 gene encoding protein IWS1 homolog isoform X2 → MSPSSGVPARRGGSWHLREGTRKGICLPGSRRIFVQVVTSVYQGRDDGGATPVQDERDSGSDGEEDVNEQHSGSDTGSVDRHSENETSDREDDLNKRQNGTDSENDEPYKLNASDSESEELHGTKDSDSESEEHAESPASDSENEDVNQHGSDSENEELLNGHASDSEKEEVRKHAASDSEAEDTLQPQGSESDSEDPPRPQASDSENEEPPKPRISDSESEELPKPRISDSESEEPPRPQASDSESEELPKPRVSDSESEEPPRPQASDSESEELPKPRVSDSESEEPLRPQASDSESEELPKPRVSDSESEEPPRPQASDSESEELPKPRVSDSESEEPQKGPASDSEAEDASRHKDKPESDDSDGENKREDLEMQNESEDHTIRKRLHSSDSEEEEPKRQKMDSDEDEEKEGDEEKVAKRKAAVLSDSEDEDKASAKKSRVVSDADDSDSDVISDKSSKREKTAASDSEEEVGKEELSVKKNEEKDLFGSDSESGNEEENLIADIFGESGDEEEEEFTGFNQEDLEEEKSETQLKEAEDSDSDDNIKRGKHMDFLSDFEMMLQRKKSMCGKRRRNRDGGTFISDADDVVSAMIVKMNEAAEEDRQLNNQKKPALKKLTLLPTVVMHLKKQDLKETFIDSGVMSAIKEWLSPLPDRSLPALKIREELLKILQELPSVSQETLKHSGIGRAVMYLYKHPKESRSNKDMAGKLINEWSRPIFGLTSNYKGMTREEREQRDLEQMPQRRRMSSTGGQTPRRDLEKVLTGEEKALRPGDPGFCARARVPMPSNKDYVVRPKWNVEMESSRMYAFSCCSCLSPDVFTLSSWTPTL, encoded by the exons ATGTCCCCTTCCTCAGGTGTACCGGCGAGGCGGGGCGGCAGCTGGCACCTCCGAGAGGGAACTCGTAAGGGAATTTGTCTTCCCGGTTCACGAAGGATTTTTGTTCAAGTTGTCACTTCTGTCTACCAGGGAAGAG ATGATGGTGGTGCTACTCCAGTACAGGACGAGCGGGATTCAGGGTCAGATGGTGAGGAAGATGTAAATGAGCAGCACTCCGGATCGGACACTGGAAGTGTAGATCGGCATTCAGAG AATGAAACTAGTGACAGAGAAGATGACTTGAACAAGAGACAAAATGGAACAGACTCTGAGAATGATGAGCCCTACAAACTTAATGCTAGTGACTCTGAGAGTGAGGAACTTCACGGGACAAAGGACAGTGACTCTGAATCTGAGGAACATGCAGAGTCTCCTGCTAGTGATTCTGAAAATGAAGATGTCAACCAGCATGGGAGCGACTCTGAAAATGAAGAGCTTCTTAATGGGCATGCAAGTGACTCAGAAAAGGAAGAGGTTAGAAAGCATGCTGCCAGTGACTCTGAAGCCGAGGACACTCTGCAGCCTCAGGGCAGCGAGTCTGACAGTGAAGATCCCCCAAGGCCCCAGGCCAGTGACTCGGAAAATGAGGAGCCTCCCAAACCTCGTATAAGTGATTCAGAAAGTGAGGAACTCCCCAAACCTCGGATCAGCGACTCAGAAAGCGAggagcctccaaggccacaggcCAGTGACTCGGAAAGTGAGGAGCTCCCCAAACCCCGAGTTAGTGACTCAGAAAGCGAggagcctccaaggccacaggcCAGTGACTCGGAAAGTGAGGAGCTCCCCAAACCCCGAGTTAGTGACTCGGAAAGCGAGGAGCCTCTGAGGCCACAGGCCAGTGACTCAGAAAGTGAGGAGCTCCCCAAACCTAGAGTTAGTGACTCGGAAAGCGAGGAGCCTCCGAGGCCACAGGCCAGTGACTCGGAAAGCGAGGAGCTCCCCAAACCCCGAGTTAGTGACTCAGAAAGTGAGGAGCCTCAGAAAGGACCTGCTAGTGACTCGGAAGCTGAGGATGCCTCCAGACACAAAGACAAGCCAGAGTCGGATGATAGTGATGGAGAGAATAAAAGGGAAGATTTGGAAATGCAGAATGAGTCAGAGGACCACACAATCAGAAAAAGACTGCACAGCTCTGACAGTGAGGAGGAGGAACCAAAAAGGCAGAAAATGGATAGTGATGAagatgaagagaaggagggggatgAGGAGAAAGTAGCAAAGCGGAAGGCTGCTGTGCTTTCTGATAGTGAAGACGAAGACAAAGCAT CAGCGAAGAAGAGTCGAGTTGTCTCTGATGCTGACGACTCTGATAGTGATGTCATATCAGATAAGTCAAGCAAAAGAGAGAAGACAGCAGCATCTGATAGTGAAGAAGAAGTAGGAAAAGAAGAATTGTCtgtaaagaagaatgaagagaaggaTCTATTTGGGAGTGATAGTGAATCAGGCAATGAAGAAGA AAACCTTATTGCAGATATATTTGGAGAATCTggtgatgaagaggaagaggaatttaCA GGTTTTAATCAAGAAGATTTGGAGGAAGAGAAGAGCGAAACCCAGCTAAAAGAAGCAGAAGATTCTGATTCTGATGATAACATAAAGAGAGGAAAGCA TATGGACTTTCTGTCGGATTTTGAGATGATGTTACAACGAAAAAAAAGCATGTGTGGCAAACGCAGACGAAATCGAGATGGGGGCACTTTTATTAGTGATGCAGATGATGTTGTGAGCGCCATGATTGTAAAGATGAATGAAGCTGCTGAG GAAGACAGACAATTGAATAATCAAAAAAAGCCAGCACTGAAAAAATTAACCTTATTGCCTACTGTGGTTATGCACCTTAAAAA GCAGGACcttaaagaaacatttattgACAGTGGTGTGATGTCTGCCATCAAAGAAtggctctcacctctaccagatAGGAGTTTGCCTGCACTGAAGATTCGGGAGGAATTGTTGAAGATTCTGCAAGAG CTACCTAGTGTGAGCCAGGAGACCCTGAAGCATAGTGGGATTGGACGAGCAGTGATGTATCTGTATAAACACCCCAAGGAATCAAGGTCCAACAAGGATATGGCAGGGAAATTAATCA atGAGTGGTCTCGGCCTATATTTGGTCTTACCTCAAACTATAAAGGAATgacaagagaagaaagggagcagAGAGATCTAGAACAAATGCCTCAGCGACGAAGAATGAGCAG CACTGGTGGTCAGACACCACGAAGAGACTTGGAGAAGGTGTTGACAGGAGAGGAAAA
- the Iws1 gene encoding protein IWS1 homolog isoform X1 has translation MSPSSGVPARRGGSWHLREGTRKGICLPGSRRIFVQVVTSVYQGRDDGGATPVQDERDSGSDGEEDVNEQHSGSDTGSVDRHSENETSDREDDLNKRQNGTDSENDEPYKLNASDSESEELHGTKDSDSESEEHAESPASDSENEDVNQHGSDSENEELLNGHASDSEKEEVRKHAASDSEAEDTLQPQGSESDSEDPPRPQASDSENEEPPKPRISDSESEELPKPRISDSESEEPPRPQASDSESEELPKPRVSDSESEEPPRPQASDSESEELPKPRVSDSESEEPLRPQASDSESEELPKPRVSDSESEEPPRPQASDSESEELPKPRVSDSESEEPQKGPASDSEAEDASRHKDKPESDDSDGENKREDLEMQNESEDHTIRKRLHSSDSEEEEPKRQKMDSDEDEEKEGDEEKVAKRKAAVLSDSEDEDKASAKKSRVVSDADDSDSDVISDKSSKREKTAASDSEEEVGKEELSVKKNEEKDLFGSDSESGNEEENLIADIFGESGDEEEEEFTGFNQEDLEEEKSETQLKEAEDSDSDDNIKRGKHMDFLSDFEMMLQRKKSMCGKRRRNRDGGTFISDADDVVSAMIVKMNEAAEEDRQLNNQKKPALKKLTLLPTVVMHLKKQDLKETFIDSGVMSAIKEWLSPLPDRSLPALKIREELLKILQELPSVSQETLKHSGIGRAVMYLYKHPKESRSNKDMAGKLINEWSRPIFGLTSNYKGMTREEREQRDLEQMPQRRRMSSTGGQTPRRDLEKVLTGEEKALRPGDPGFCARARVPMPSNKDYVVRPKWNVEMESSRFQATSKKGISRLDKQMRKFTDIRKKSRSAHAVKISIEGNKMPL, from the exons ATGTCCCCTTCCTCAGGTGTACCGGCGAGGCGGGGCGGCAGCTGGCACCTCCGAGAGGGAACTCGTAAGGGAATTTGTCTTCCCGGTTCACGAAGGATTTTTGTTCAAGTTGTCACTTCTGTCTACCAGGGAAGAG ATGATGGTGGTGCTACTCCAGTACAGGACGAGCGGGATTCAGGGTCAGATGGTGAGGAAGATGTAAATGAGCAGCACTCCGGATCGGACACTGGAAGTGTAGATCGGCATTCAGAG AATGAAACTAGTGACAGAGAAGATGACTTGAACAAGAGACAAAATGGAACAGACTCTGAGAATGATGAGCCCTACAAACTTAATGCTAGTGACTCTGAGAGTGAGGAACTTCACGGGACAAAGGACAGTGACTCTGAATCTGAGGAACATGCAGAGTCTCCTGCTAGTGATTCTGAAAATGAAGATGTCAACCAGCATGGGAGCGACTCTGAAAATGAAGAGCTTCTTAATGGGCATGCAAGTGACTCAGAAAAGGAAGAGGTTAGAAAGCATGCTGCCAGTGACTCTGAAGCCGAGGACACTCTGCAGCCTCAGGGCAGCGAGTCTGACAGTGAAGATCCCCCAAGGCCCCAGGCCAGTGACTCGGAAAATGAGGAGCCTCCCAAACCTCGTATAAGTGATTCAGAAAGTGAGGAACTCCCCAAACCTCGGATCAGCGACTCAGAAAGCGAggagcctccaaggccacaggcCAGTGACTCGGAAAGTGAGGAGCTCCCCAAACCCCGAGTTAGTGACTCAGAAAGCGAggagcctccaaggccacaggcCAGTGACTCGGAAAGTGAGGAGCTCCCCAAACCCCGAGTTAGTGACTCGGAAAGCGAGGAGCCTCTGAGGCCACAGGCCAGTGACTCAGAAAGTGAGGAGCTCCCCAAACCTAGAGTTAGTGACTCGGAAAGCGAGGAGCCTCCGAGGCCACAGGCCAGTGACTCGGAAAGCGAGGAGCTCCCCAAACCCCGAGTTAGTGACTCAGAAAGTGAGGAGCCTCAGAAAGGACCTGCTAGTGACTCGGAAGCTGAGGATGCCTCCAGACACAAAGACAAGCCAGAGTCGGATGATAGTGATGGAGAGAATAAAAGGGAAGATTTGGAAATGCAGAATGAGTCAGAGGACCACACAATCAGAAAAAGACTGCACAGCTCTGACAGTGAGGAGGAGGAACCAAAAAGGCAGAAAATGGATAGTGATGAagatgaagagaaggagggggatgAGGAGAAAGTAGCAAAGCGGAAGGCTGCTGTGCTTTCTGATAGTGAAGACGAAGACAAAGCAT CAGCGAAGAAGAGTCGAGTTGTCTCTGATGCTGACGACTCTGATAGTGATGTCATATCAGATAAGTCAAGCAAAAGAGAGAAGACAGCAGCATCTGATAGTGAAGAAGAAGTAGGAAAAGAAGAATTGTCtgtaaagaagaatgaagagaaggaTCTATTTGGGAGTGATAGTGAATCAGGCAATGAAGAAGA AAACCTTATTGCAGATATATTTGGAGAATCTggtgatgaagaggaagaggaatttaCA GGTTTTAATCAAGAAGATTTGGAGGAAGAGAAGAGCGAAACCCAGCTAAAAGAAGCAGAAGATTCTGATTCTGATGATAACATAAAGAGAGGAAAGCA TATGGACTTTCTGTCGGATTTTGAGATGATGTTACAACGAAAAAAAAGCATGTGTGGCAAACGCAGACGAAATCGAGATGGGGGCACTTTTATTAGTGATGCAGATGATGTTGTGAGCGCCATGATTGTAAAGATGAATGAAGCTGCTGAG GAAGACAGACAATTGAATAATCAAAAAAAGCCAGCACTGAAAAAATTAACCTTATTGCCTACTGTGGTTATGCACCTTAAAAA GCAGGACcttaaagaaacatttattgACAGTGGTGTGATGTCTGCCATCAAAGAAtggctctcacctctaccagatAGGAGTTTGCCTGCACTGAAGATTCGGGAGGAATTGTTGAAGATTCTGCAAGAG CTACCTAGTGTGAGCCAGGAGACCCTGAAGCATAGTGGGATTGGACGAGCAGTGATGTATCTGTATAAACACCCCAAGGAATCAAGGTCCAACAAGGATATGGCAGGGAAATTAATCA atGAGTGGTCTCGGCCTATATTTGGTCTTACCTCAAACTATAAAGGAATgacaagagaagaaagggagcagAGAGATCTAGAACAAATGCCTCAGCGACGAAGAATGAGCAG CACTGGTGGTCAGACACCACGAAGAGACTTGGAGAAGGTGTTGACAGGAGAGGAAAA
- the Iws1 gene encoding protein IWS1 homolog isoform X3: MDSEYYSGDQSDDGGATPVQDERDSGSDGEEDVNEQHSGSDTGSVDRHSENETSDREDDLNKRQNGTDSENDEPYKLNASDSESEELHGTKDSDSESEEHAESPASDSENEDVNQHGSDSENEELLNGHASDSEKEEVRKHAASDSEAEDTLQPQGSESDSEDPPRPQASDSENEEPPKPRISDSESEELPKPRISDSESEEPPRPQASDSESEELPKPRVSDSESEEPPRPQASDSESEELPKPRVSDSESEEPLRPQASDSESEELPKPRVSDSESEEPPRPQASDSESEELPKPRVSDSESEEPQKGPASDSEAEDASRHKDKPESDDSDGENKREDLEMQNESEDHTIRKRLHSSDSEEEEPKRQKMDSDEDEEKEGDEEKVAKRKAAVLSDSEDEDKASAKKSRVVSDADDSDSDVISDKSSKREKTAASDSEEEVGKEELSVKKNEEKDLFGSDSESGNEEENLIADIFGESGDEEEEEFTGFNQEDLEEEKSETQLKEAEDSDSDDNIKRGKHMDFLSDFEMMLQRKKSMCGKRRRNRDGGTFISDADDVVSAMIVKMNEAAEEDRQLNNQKKPALKKLTLLPTVVMHLKKQDLKETFIDSGVMSAIKEWLSPLPDRSLPALKIREELLKILQELPSVSQETLKHSGIGRAVMYLYKHPKESRSNKDMAGKLINEWSRPIFGLTSNYKGMTREEREQRDLEQMPQRRRMSSTGGQTPRRDLEKVLTGEEKALRPGDPGFCARARVPMPSNKDYVVRPKWNVEMESSRFQATSKKGISRLDKQMRKFTDIRKKSRSAHAVKISIEGNKMPL; this comes from the exons ATGGACTCGGAGTACTACAGCGGTGACCAGTCAG ATGATGGTGGTGCTACTCCAGTACAGGACGAGCGGGATTCAGGGTCAGATGGTGAGGAAGATGTAAATGAGCAGCACTCCGGATCGGACACTGGAAGTGTAGATCGGCATTCAGAG AATGAAACTAGTGACAGAGAAGATGACTTGAACAAGAGACAAAATGGAACAGACTCTGAGAATGATGAGCCCTACAAACTTAATGCTAGTGACTCTGAGAGTGAGGAACTTCACGGGACAAAGGACAGTGACTCTGAATCTGAGGAACATGCAGAGTCTCCTGCTAGTGATTCTGAAAATGAAGATGTCAACCAGCATGGGAGCGACTCTGAAAATGAAGAGCTTCTTAATGGGCATGCAAGTGACTCAGAAAAGGAAGAGGTTAGAAAGCATGCTGCCAGTGACTCTGAAGCCGAGGACACTCTGCAGCCTCAGGGCAGCGAGTCTGACAGTGAAGATCCCCCAAGGCCCCAGGCCAGTGACTCGGAAAATGAGGAGCCTCCCAAACCTCGTATAAGTGATTCAGAAAGTGAGGAACTCCCCAAACCTCGGATCAGCGACTCAGAAAGCGAggagcctccaaggccacaggcCAGTGACTCGGAAAGTGAGGAGCTCCCCAAACCCCGAGTTAGTGACTCAGAAAGCGAggagcctccaaggccacaggcCAGTGACTCGGAAAGTGAGGAGCTCCCCAAACCCCGAGTTAGTGACTCGGAAAGCGAGGAGCCTCTGAGGCCACAGGCCAGTGACTCAGAAAGTGAGGAGCTCCCCAAACCTAGAGTTAGTGACTCGGAAAGCGAGGAGCCTCCGAGGCCACAGGCCAGTGACTCGGAAAGCGAGGAGCTCCCCAAACCCCGAGTTAGTGACTCAGAAAGTGAGGAGCCTCAGAAAGGACCTGCTAGTGACTCGGAAGCTGAGGATGCCTCCAGACACAAAGACAAGCCAGAGTCGGATGATAGTGATGGAGAGAATAAAAGGGAAGATTTGGAAATGCAGAATGAGTCAGAGGACCACACAATCAGAAAAAGACTGCACAGCTCTGACAGTGAGGAGGAGGAACCAAAAAGGCAGAAAATGGATAGTGATGAagatgaagagaaggagggggatgAGGAGAAAGTAGCAAAGCGGAAGGCTGCTGTGCTTTCTGATAGTGAAGACGAAGACAAAGCAT CAGCGAAGAAGAGTCGAGTTGTCTCTGATGCTGACGACTCTGATAGTGATGTCATATCAGATAAGTCAAGCAAAAGAGAGAAGACAGCAGCATCTGATAGTGAAGAAGAAGTAGGAAAAGAAGAATTGTCtgtaaagaagaatgaagagaaggaTCTATTTGGGAGTGATAGTGAATCAGGCAATGAAGAAGA AAACCTTATTGCAGATATATTTGGAGAATCTggtgatgaagaggaagaggaatttaCA GGTTTTAATCAAGAAGATTTGGAGGAAGAGAAGAGCGAAACCCAGCTAAAAGAAGCAGAAGATTCTGATTCTGATGATAACATAAAGAGAGGAAAGCA TATGGACTTTCTGTCGGATTTTGAGATGATGTTACAACGAAAAAAAAGCATGTGTGGCAAACGCAGACGAAATCGAGATGGGGGCACTTTTATTAGTGATGCAGATGATGTTGTGAGCGCCATGATTGTAAAGATGAATGAAGCTGCTGAG GAAGACAGACAATTGAATAATCAAAAAAAGCCAGCACTGAAAAAATTAACCTTATTGCCTACTGTGGTTATGCACCTTAAAAA GCAGGACcttaaagaaacatttattgACAGTGGTGTGATGTCTGCCATCAAAGAAtggctctcacctctaccagatAGGAGTTTGCCTGCACTGAAGATTCGGGAGGAATTGTTGAAGATTCTGCAAGAG CTACCTAGTGTGAGCCAGGAGACCCTGAAGCATAGTGGGATTGGACGAGCAGTGATGTATCTGTATAAACACCCCAAGGAATCAAGGTCCAACAAGGATATGGCAGGGAAATTAATCA atGAGTGGTCTCGGCCTATATTTGGTCTTACCTCAAACTATAAAGGAATgacaagagaagaaagggagcagAGAGATCTAGAACAAATGCCTCAGCGACGAAGAATGAGCAG CACTGGTGGTCAGACACCACGAAGAGACTTGGAGAAGGTGTTGACAGGAGAGGAAAA